The following coding sequences lie in one Armatimonadota bacterium genomic window:
- a CDS encoding flagellar assembly protein FliW (binds to flagellin and appears to stabilize flagellin during flagella assembly): MITMNLYGTRFGDIDYAENDIVHFSEGMIGFTAYQDYIVVNTKEGSPFKWLQSVDEPKLAFLVSMPNFFVDEYSPEICDEEAFALRLTPDTQYLVLVTTTIPAGKPKEATANLAAPIIINLETRHAKQVILEDQAYTIRYPIFSGAQDGAKLAAA; this comes from the coding sequence ATGATAACTATGAATCTCTACGGCACTCGATTCGGAGACATTGATTACGCGGAAAACGACATCGTCCATTTCTCGGAAGGGATGATCGGGTTCACCGCCTATCAAGACTACATCGTCGTTAATACGAAGGAAGGAAGCCCCTTTAAATGGCTTCAGTCGGTCGACGAGCCCAAGCTCGCTTTCCTCGTTTCTATGCCCAACTTTTTCGTCGACGAATACTCTCCCGAGATTTGCGATGAGGAGGCTTTCGCGCTACGGCTGACCCCGGATACTCAGTACTTGGTCCTGGTTACCACGACCATTCCTGCCGGTAAACCCAAGGAAGCAACCGCGAACCTAGCCGCACCCATCATCATAAACTTGGAAACTCGTCACGCAAAACAAGTGATTTTGGAAGATCAAGCGTATACTATTCGTTATCCGATCTTCTCGGGCGCGCAAGATGGTGCCAAATTAGCGGCTGCGTAA
- the csrA gene encoding carbon storage regulator CsrA, with translation MLVLTRKVNQTIIIGDNVEVVVLEVRGEQVRLGIRAPRDVSVHRKEIYEQIAEENRGAADVRPEDLPE, from the coding sequence ATGCTGGTCCTCACCAGGAAAGTTAACCAAACGATCATCATTGGAGACAACGTCGAGGTTGTGGTGCTCGAAGTGCGCGGCGAACAGGTTCGCCTCGGCATTCGAGCGCCTCGCGACGTCTCCGTCCACCGCAAAGAAATCTACGAACAAATCGCCGAGGAAAACCGGGGTGCAGCCGACGTCAGGCCCGAAGACCTCCCAGAATAA
- a CDS encoding bifunctional riboflavin kinase/FAD synthetase yields the protein MEPNEQPSPGAGCPDRLLGTSRSADWEETTGLMQVHFGVELLRPEWDKAVVCIGTFDGVHVGHQQVIGAAVARAKELEIPVIVVTFDRHPAVILNPSKAPKAIASLKMNLEQLQVHGVGLTVVLPFNAWLSRMSADEFFQSILLDKLKAEVVVVGHDFAMGNGREGNTEWLQSHIETVIVPPYEVGGIRVSSSAIREFVGTGELDKANQLLGRGFEVQGFVEHGQKLGRTLGFPTANIARSFDQVMPCDGVYAAWFLVDGKKFMAALAIGTRPAVGGKIRTIEAYLLDYPGDSLYGQHVRLRLEKFLRPEADFTSLDHLKDQIEKDVVAVRLCLT from the coding sequence ATGGAGCCGAATGAGCAACCTTCTCCCGGTGCTGGCTGTCCAGATCGTCTTCTTGGGACTTCTCGCTCTGCTGATTGGGAGGAGACAACCGGTCTAATGCAGGTTCATTTCGGCGTCGAGCTTCTCCGTCCCGAGTGGGACAAAGCCGTGGTCTGTATCGGCACGTTCGACGGTGTGCATGTCGGCCACCAGCAGGTCATCGGAGCCGCCGTTGCCCGGGCGAAAGAGCTGGAAATCCCGGTCATCGTGGTGACTTTCGACCGTCATCCGGCCGTGATCCTCAACCCGTCGAAGGCGCCGAAGGCGATCGCGTCGCTCAAGATGAACCTCGAACAGCTTCAGGTGCATGGCGTCGGGCTGACCGTCGTACTGCCCTTTAACGCTTGGCTCAGCCGCATGTCGGCCGACGAGTTCTTCCAATCGATCCTCCTCGACAAACTGAAAGCCGAGGTGGTGGTGGTCGGACATGACTTCGCCATGGGCAACGGTCGGGAAGGTAACACTGAGTGGCTCCAGTCTCACATCGAAACCGTCATCGTCCCTCCGTACGAGGTCGGCGGCATCCGGGTTAGCTCCAGCGCCATCCGCGAGTTCGTCGGCACGGGCGAACTAGACAAAGCGAACCAACTGCTGGGACGCGGATTCGAGGTCCAAGGCTTTGTCGAGCATGGCCAAAAGCTCGGACGCACGCTCGGCTTCCCCACCGCCAACATCGCCCGCAGTTTCGACCAAGTAATGCCGTGCGACGGCGTTTACGCCGCCTGGTTCTTAGTCGATGGCAAGAAGTTCATGGCCGCCCTCGCTATCGGCACTCGGCCCGCCGTTGGCGGCAAGATCAGGACGATCGAGGCCTATCTTCTCGACTACCCCGGCGACTCCCTATATGGTCAGCACGTCCGGCTCCGCCTCGAAAAATTCCTTCGTCCCGAAGCCGATTTCACGTCGCTGGACCACCTGAAAGATCAAATCGAGAAAGACGTCGTAGCAGTGCGCCTCTGTTTGACGTAA
- a CDS encoding aminopeptidase — protein MLDPRITKLAELLCTHSCQLNESDTLLVHAFDIPDEAVAEVVRVAQSKGAKVAVRLESSLVRRQILHGLTTESAQLIATVEKYEMEQMTAYIALRGTDNYAELSDVSGDLMNLWSREYTTPVVFGVRVPNTKWVALRWPSPGMAQQANMSTPGFEKFYFDVCTMDYAKMATASAPLQDLMERTDRVRLVGPGTDCSFSIKGVGAVACSGRRNIPDGECFSAPVKDSVNGVVQYNTVSLYQGTEFKDIKLTMKDGQIVDAEAGPNTELLNKILDTDAGARYFGEFAIGFNPYVLHPMKDTLFDEKIAGSFHFTPGNSYDPPGGNGNVSSIHWDIVNIQRPEYGGGEIWFDDVMIRKDGLFVLPELEGLNPDKLK, from the coding sequence ATGCTGGATCCTCGAATTACCAAGCTGGCCGAACTGCTTTGCACTCACTCCTGCCAACTGAACGAGAGCGACACGCTCCTCGTCCACGCCTTCGACATCCCCGACGAGGCCGTCGCCGAAGTGGTCCGCGTCGCCCAAAGCAAGGGTGCAAAAGTCGCAGTGCGCTTAGAGAGCAGCCTCGTCCGGCGACAAATTCTGCACGGACTCACAACCGAAAGCGCCCAATTAATTGCCACCGTCGAAAAGTACGAAATGGAGCAGATGACGGCTTACATCGCCCTGCGCGGGACCGACAACTACGCCGAACTTAGCGACGTTTCCGGCGATCTCATGAACCTATGGTCGCGCGAATACACCACGCCGGTCGTCTTTGGCGTCCGAGTTCCCAACACCAAATGGGTCGCTCTCCGATGGCCCAGCCCCGGCATGGCCCAGCAGGCGAACATGAGCACGCCCGGGTTCGAAAAGTTCTACTTTGACGTGTGCACGATGGACTACGCCAAGATGGCCACGGCAAGTGCGCCCCTCCAGGACTTGATGGAGCGCACGGACCGAGTGCGGCTAGTCGGTCCGGGCACCGACTGCTCGTTTAGCATCAAAGGCGTTGGCGCGGTGGCTTGCAGTGGCCGACGGAATATCCCCGACGGCGAGTGCTTTTCCGCTCCGGTCAAGGATTCCGTTAACGGCGTGGTGCAGTACAACACCGTTTCGCTGTATCAGGGCACCGAGTTCAAAGACATCAAGCTGACGATGAAGGATGGTCAAATCGTTGACGCCGAAGCCGGGCCCAACACCGAACTTCTGAACAAGATTCTCGACACCGACGCTGGCGCGCGCTACTTTGGCGAGTTCGCCATCGGCTTCAATCCGTACGTTTTGCACCCGATGAAGGACACGCTGTTCGACGAGAAGATCGCGGGGAGCTTCCACTTCACGCCCGGCAACTCGTACGACCCGCCCGGAGGCAACGGCAACGTGAGCTCGATCCACTGGGATATCGTTAATATCCAGCGACCCGAATATGGCGGTGGCGAAATCTGGTTCGATGATGTGATGATCCGCAAGGACGGCTTGTTTGTCCTGCCAGAGTTAGAAGGATTGAACCCAGATAAGCTGAAGTAA
- a CDS encoding transposase: MPQSLSQIIVHVVFSTKDRTPWLDEEIRPEVFAFLTTLIKKNGHVPIMIGGHKDHVHLLFGLSRTQSVADLLEDIKVASSKWLKTKGSSRAQFSWQRGYGAFGVSYSLMDRAIAYIANQDSHHDGESFKDEFRRLMQENGIDIDERYVWD, encoded by the coding sequence ATGCCGCAATCTCTGTCCCAGATCATTGTCCACGTTGTCTTCAGCACCAAGGACCGGACGCCATGGCTCGACGAAGAAATCCGGCCCGAGGTCTTCGCCTTCCTAACCACGTTGATCAAGAAAAACGGGCACGTCCCGATCATGATCGGTGGACACAAGGACCACGTCCATCTCCTGTTCGGGCTATCACGAACGCAATCCGTCGCCGATTTGTTGGAAGACATCAAGGTTGCTTCTTCGAAGTGGCTGAAAACAAAAGGGAGCAGCCGGGCGCAGTTTTCGTGGCAACGCGGCTACGGAGCGTTTGGCGTATCGTATTCCTTGATGGATAGGGCCATCGCCTACATCGCCAACCAAGATTCTCATCATGACGGAGAGTCGTTCAAAGATGAGTTTCGCCGCCTAATGCAGGAGAACGGAATCGACATCGACGAGCGATATGTGTGGGATTAG
- a CDS encoding nucleoside-diphosphate kinase — METTLVLIKPGGVSRNLIGEITRRIEARSLKVVGLKLINADRATVEEHYAEHKERPFFKDVCDYLTSGPIVAIAVSGTNAVKAIRAMMGATNPLDATPGTVRGDFALTIDDNLTHSSSDPEAAARELQLWFPEGTI, encoded by the coding sequence ATGGAAACCACACTCGTCCTGATCAAGCCTGGCGGCGTGTCTCGCAACCTCATCGGCGAGATCACCCGAAGAATCGAAGCCCGAAGCTTGAAAGTCGTAGGACTGAAGCTCATCAATGCCGACCGAGCCACCGTCGAAGAGCACTACGCCGAGCATAAGGAGCGACCGTTCTTCAAGGACGTCTGCGACTATCTCACCAGCGGCCCCATCGTCGCCATCGCCGTCAGCGGCACCAACGCAGTCAAGGCTATCCGAGCCATGATGGGTGCAACCAACCCGCTCGATGCCACTCCTGGCACCGTCCGCGGCGATTTCGCGCTCACCATCGACGATAACCTGACCCACAGCAGCAGCGACCCCGAGGCCGCCGCTCGAGAACTGCAGCTTTGGTTCCCCGAAGGGACCATCTAA
- a CDS encoding glycosyltransferase: MNVIIVNDYGMVNGGAGKVALESAVALTSHVDNVHVFACIGEAAKMLKQAPNMHLSLLHQSKVTDQPFSKSVGGGLWNKEVEAEFPKVLDQYDPKDTIVHVHSWRDGTTLSFIPEVLRRRFPLVFTAHDYGLACPIAGFFDHRTNTICERKGMSGPCLRANCTNTSIVKKSWFSLRHRLQTHKALIPAELRHLIVVSQMSEEILRPYLNDQTKTYFVPNPISVEKGPRIEAEKNQTYAFVGRFSPEKGPLLAARAAHETGVPIIFIGTGPLATEIRPLCPEAELAGWRKPEEVRQLLTKARALIFPSVWYEAQGMVVDEAAANGLPAIVSNATAAVEAVDRYRHGSVFESGNLDALVRRIKECEHDEVIQTFSHAGYESYWKQPHDMDNHLRHLLEVYEKVLANPY, encoded by the coding sequence ATGAACGTTATCATCGTCAACGACTACGGAATGGTGAATGGAGGCGCCGGAAAGGTTGCCCTCGAATCGGCCGTTGCGCTGACCAGCCACGTTGACAACGTCCACGTCTTCGCCTGCATCGGCGAAGCCGCCAAAATGTTGAAGCAGGCGCCCAACATGCACCTGTCCCTGCTTCACCAGAGCAAAGTCACCGACCAGCCCTTCTCGAAGTCTGTCGGTGGCGGCCTGTGGAACAAAGAGGTTGAAGCCGAATTCCCCAAAGTCCTCGACCAATACGATCCCAAAGACACCATCGTCCACGTCCATAGCTGGCGCGATGGCACCACGCTTTCCTTTATCCCCGAGGTCCTTCGACGCCGCTTCCCACTCGTCTTCACCGCCCACGACTACGGCCTCGCTTGCCCGATCGCGGGATTTTTCGACCACCGCACCAACACGATCTGCGAGCGCAAAGGCATGTCCGGTCCGTGCCTCCGTGCGAACTGCACGAACACGTCCATTGTCAAGAAGTCCTGGTTCAGCCTCCGGCATCGTCTCCAAACCCACAAAGCGCTCATTCCTGCCGAACTCCGGCACCTGATCGTGGTCAGCCAGATGAGCGAGGAGATTCTGCGCCCGTACCTGAACGATCAGACAAAGACTTACTTCGTGCCGAATCCCATTTCGGTCGAGAAAGGTCCGCGAATCGAAGCCGAGAAGAACCAGACGTACGCCTTCGTGGGCCGCTTTAGCCCTGAAAAGGGCCCGCTCCTCGCTGCTCGCGCGGCTCATGAAACCGGTGTCCCGATCATTTTCATCGGCACAGGCCCCCTAGCCACCGAAATTCGCCCCCTTTGTCCTGAGGCCGAACTCGCCGGTTGGCGAAAGCCCGAAGAGGTCCGCCAACTTCTGACCAAAGCCCGAGCCCTCATCTTCCCGTCGGTGTGGTATGAAGCGCAGGGCATGGTGGTCGATGAGGCTGCCGCAAACGGACTCCCGGCCATCGTTTCCAACGCCACCGCTGCCGTCGAAGCCGTTGATCGTTACCGCCACGGCTCCGTATTCGAGTCGGGCAATTTAGACGCGCTGGTAAGACGAATCAAGGAGTGCGAGCACGACGAGGTCATCCAGACCTTCAGCCACGCCGGATACGAAAGCTACTGGAAGCAACCGCACGACATGGATAACCACTTGCGCCACTTGCTCGAGGTCTACGAAAAAGTGCTGGCCAATCCGTACTAG